One stretch of Asterias rubens chromosome 8, eAstRub1.3, whole genome shotgun sequence DNA includes these proteins:
- the LOC117293256 gene encoding uncharacterized protein LOC117293256, whose amino-acid sequence MLLSMVCEAIKFRRPSMVGEAIKFRRPSMVGEAIKFRKPSMVGEAIKFRRPSMVGEAIEFRRPSMVGEAIEFRRPSMVGEAIKFRRPSMVGEAIKFRRPSMVGEAIKFRRPSMVGEAIKFRRPSMVGEAIKFRRPSMVGEAIKFRRPSMVGEAIKF is encoded by the exons ATGCTGCTCTCAATGGTGTGTGAAGCGATCAAGTTTAGAAGGCCCTCAATG GTGGGTGAAGCGATCAAGTTTAGAAGGCCCTCAATGGTGGGTGAAGCGATCAAGTTTAGAAAGCCCTCAATGGTGGGTGAAGCGATCAAGTTTAGAAGGCCCTCAATGGTGGGTGAAGCGATCGAGTTTAGAAGGCCCTCAATGGTGGGTGAAGCGATCGAGTTTAGAAGGCCCTCAATGGTGGGTGAAGCGATCAAGTTTAGAAGGCCCTCAATGGTGGGTGAAGCGATCAAGTTTAGAAGGCCCTCAATGGTGGGTGAAGCGATCAAGTTTAGAAGGCCCTCAATGGTGGGTGAAGCGATCAAGTTTAGAAGGCCCTCAATGGTGGGTGAAGCGATCAAGTTTAGAAGGCCCTCAATGGTGGGTGAAGCGATCAAGTTTAGAAGGCCCTCAATGGTGGGTGAAGCGATCAAGTTTTAG